A single region of the Agromyces sp. Leaf222 genome encodes:
- a CDS encoding carbohydrate ABC transporter permease — MTSTKTAPPSAPSPEQARPDRTERTPRRIAFGHKLSKWDLKLSPYLYISPFFILFAITGLFPIAYTAVISFMDWDLVRNSGTFIGFDQYVYVLTQPKFWIALRNTFSIFLLSSVPQLILAVFIATMLDQNIRAKTFWRMGVLLPYVMAPVAVALIFSNMFGDKYGLINTTLADLGLPPVMWHSNAFASHIAISTMVNFRWTGYNTLILLAAMQAIPRDYYEAAAIDGANRFRQFTAITLPSLRPTLIFVIITSTIGGLQIFDEPRMYDQFGTGGANSQWLTISLYLYDIGWGQWNFGRAAALAWILFIIILAIGVINMLVTNRLVRDEGSRDGRSRRDRRAAAIAARTELEHRVGGTVRDDFGSAPTGAATSDTNDKTTEVAR; from the coding sequence GTGACCTCGACAAAAACGGCTCCGCCGTCCGCCCCGAGCCCCGAGCAGGCACGGCCCGACCGCACCGAGCGCACCCCCCGCCGCATCGCCTTCGGGCACAAGCTCAGCAAGTGGGACCTCAAGCTCTCGCCCTACCTCTACATCTCCCCCTTCTTCATCCTGTTCGCGATCACCGGGCTCTTCCCCATCGCGTACACCGCGGTGATCTCCTTCATGGACTGGGACCTGGTGCGCAACAGCGGCACCTTCATCGGCTTCGACCAGTACGTCTACGTGCTCACGCAGCCGAAGTTCTGGATCGCCCTGCGCAACACCTTCAGCATCTTCCTGCTCTCGAGCGTCCCCCAGCTGATCCTCGCCGTCTTCATCGCGACGATGCTCGACCAGAACATCCGCGCCAAGACCTTCTGGCGCATGGGCGTGCTGCTGCCCTACGTCATGGCCCCCGTCGCCGTGGCCCTCATCTTCAGCAACATGTTCGGCGACAAGTACGGCCTCATCAACACGACGCTCGCCGACCTCGGCCTCCCGCCCGTCATGTGGCACAGCAACGCGTTCGCGAGCCACATCGCCATCTCGACCATGGTGAACTTCCGCTGGACCGGCTACAACACCCTGATCCTGCTCGCGGCCATGCAGGCGATCCCGCGCGACTACTACGAGGCCGCGGCCATCGACGGCGCGAACCGCTTCCGCCAGTTCACCGCGATCACCCTGCCGAGCCTCCGTCCGACGCTGATCTTCGTCATCATCACGTCGACCATCGGCGGCCTGCAGATCTTCGACGAGCCGCGCATGTACGACCAGTTCGGCACCGGCGGCGCGAACTCGCAGTGGCTCACGATCTCGCTGTACCTGTACGACATCGGTTGGGGCCAGTGGAACTTCGGCCGCGCCGCCGCCCTCGCCTGGATCCTCTTCATCATCATCCTGGCCATCGGCGTGATCAACATGCTCGTGACCAACCGGCTCGTGCGCGACGAGGGCTCCCGCGACGGACGCTCGAGGCGCGACCGCCGCGCGGCGGCCATCGCCGCCCGCACCGAGCTCGAGCACCGCGTCGGCGGCACCGTCCGCGACGACTTCGGATCGGCCCCGACCGGAGCCGCGACATCCGACACCAACGACAAGACCACGGAGGTGGCACGATGA
- a CDS encoding DUF445 domain-containing protein: MTTTLETPARNRTVPTDAERQAALRRMKRLATGLLIVAAIVFTVAFALQDEIPWLAYVRAAAEGAMVGAIADWFAVTALFRHPLGLPIPHTAIIPTRKNEIGATLGAFVEDEFLSDEVVLGKLRSIGISRRLGGWLAQPANAERLTAEASVAARGVLELLGDDDVEDVIERLARKHLFEPEWAPSVGRVGARLVAADQQRAAVDGLLDKAEEWLVAHPEAFGSMVSDRLPRWMPGFVDRLVDDRAAREVLAFVHAVRDDPRHPLREAIDRYLADLADALQHDPVTIARVEGIKNDLLESPRVREFAGEAWTAVKAALDDSLADPQSELRASLRSAIVEVGTRLVTDETLAAKVDTWVTDAAAYVVRTYRHEIAGVITETVERWDAAETTRKLELQVGRDLQFIRINGTVVGALAGLAIFSVATALHSVV; encoded by the coding sequence ATGACCACCACCCTCGAGACGCCGGCCAGGAACCGAACCGTGCCGACCGACGCCGAGCGGCAGGCCGCGCTCCGGCGCATGAAGCGGCTCGCGACGGGGCTGCTCATCGTCGCCGCGATCGTGTTCACGGTGGCGTTCGCGCTGCAGGACGAGATCCCGTGGCTCGCGTACGTGCGCGCCGCGGCCGAGGGCGCGATGGTCGGCGCGATCGCGGACTGGTTCGCGGTGACCGCGCTGTTCCGGCATCCGCTCGGCCTGCCGATCCCCCACACCGCGATCATCCCGACGCGCAAGAACGAGATCGGCGCGACGCTCGGCGCCTTCGTCGAGGACGAGTTCCTCTCCGACGAGGTCGTGCTCGGCAAGCTCCGCTCGATCGGCATCTCGCGCCGCCTGGGCGGATGGCTCGCGCAGCCCGCCAACGCCGAGCGGCTGACCGCGGAGGCATCCGTCGCCGCCCGCGGGGTGCTCGAGCTCCTGGGCGATGACGACGTCGAAGACGTCATCGAGCGCCTCGCACGCAAGCACCTCTTCGAGCCGGAGTGGGCGCCGTCGGTCGGCCGCGTCGGCGCACGCCTCGTGGCCGCCGACCAGCAGCGTGCCGCCGTCGACGGCCTGCTCGACAAGGCCGAGGAGTGGCTCGTCGCGCATCCCGAGGCGTTCGGCAGCATGGTCTCCGACCGCCTGCCGCGATGGATGCCCGGATTCGTCGACCGGCTCGTCGACGATCGTGCGGCCCGCGAGGTGCTCGCCTTCGTGCACGCGGTGCGCGACGACCCGCGGCATCCGCTGCGCGAGGCGATCGATCGCTACCTCGCCGATCTCGCCGACGCCCTGCAGCACGACCCCGTCACGATCGCCCGCGTCGAGGGCATCAAGAACGACCTGCTCGAGAGCCCGCGCGTGCGCGAATTCGCGGGCGAGGCCTGGACCGCCGTGAAGGCCGCCCTCGACGACTCGCTCGCCGACCCCCAGAGTGAGCTGCGTGCGAGCCTGCGCTCAGCGATCGTCGAGGTCGGCACCCGGCTCGTCACCGACGAGACGCTGGCCGCGAAGGTCGACACCTGGGTGACGGATGCCGCGGCCTACGTCGTGCGCACTTATCGGCACGAGATCGCGGGCGTCATCACCGAGACCGTCGAGCGCTGGGACGCCGCGGAGACCACCCGCAAGCTCGAGCTGCAGGTCGGGCGCGACCTGCAGTTCATCCGCATCAACGGCACGGTCGTCGGCGCACTCGCGGGGCTCGCGATCTTCAGCGTGGCGACGGCGCTGCACTCGGTCGTCTGA
- a CDS encoding ABC transporter substrate-binding protein, with product MKLSRRTRAIAAVTGAASIAIIAAGCAPSSDSGSSDGGKVELTVATFNDFGYTDELLQEYMDANPNVTVVQNVAATSNDARANYFQKLGKKGLADVEAIEVDWLPEVMQYSDLLAPVPADLQDRWLDWKTDAATDADGNLIGYGTDIGPEGVCYRSDLFAAAGLPTDREEVAKLLDGDWAKYFEVGEQYTKATGAAFFDSAGGTYQGMINQVEAAYEDPDSGDITATTNPEVEDLYNQVLDASATQSAHLGQWSDDWFAGLSNGAYATMLCPGWMLGVISGNAEDVTTWDIANTFPNGGGNWGGSYLTVPANGANVEEAQKLADWLTAPEQQVKAFENAGTFPSQNDALTSDTLLGSTNEYFNNAPVGQILTDRANAVTVAPFKGQFYFQVNDAMQQALTRVEDGTQDKQASWDQWVSEVEAIG from the coding sequence GTGAAGCTTTCACGACGCACCAGGGCGATCGCAGCCGTCACCGGCGCCGCATCCATCGCCATCATCGCAGCGGGCTGCGCGCCCTCGTCCGACTCGGGCTCGAGCGACGGCGGCAAGGTCGAACTGACGGTCGCCACGTTCAACGACTTCGGGTACACCGACGAGCTCCTCCAGGAGTACATGGACGCGAACCCGAACGTGACGGTCGTGCAGAACGTCGCAGCGACGTCGAACGACGCCCGCGCCAACTACTTCCAGAAGCTCGGCAAGAAGGGCCTCGCCGACGTCGAGGCCATCGAGGTCGACTGGCTCCCCGAGGTCATGCAGTACTCCGACCTGCTCGCCCCCGTTCCCGCGGACCTGCAGGACCGCTGGCTCGACTGGAAGACCGACGCGGCCACCGACGCCGACGGCAACCTCATCGGCTACGGCACCGACATCGGCCCCGAGGGCGTCTGCTACCGCTCCGACCTGTTCGCCGCGGCCGGCCTCCCGACCGACCGCGAAGAGGTCGCCAAGCTCCTCGACGGCGACTGGGCCAAGTACTTCGAGGTCGGCGAGCAGTACACCAAGGCGACCGGCGCCGCGTTCTTCGACTCGGCCGGCGGCACCTACCAGGGCATGATCAACCAGGTCGAGGCCGCGTACGAGGACCCCGACTCCGGCGACATCACCGCGACCACCAACCCCGAGGTCGAAGACCTCTACAACCAGGTGCTCGACGCCAGCGCGACGCAGTCGGCTCACCTCGGCCAGTGGAGCGACGACTGGTTCGCCGGTCTCTCGAACGGCGCCTACGCGACGATGCTCTGCCCCGGCTGGATGCTGGGCGTCATCTCGGGCAACGCTGAAGACGTCACCACGTGGGACATCGCCAACACGTTCCCGAACGGCGGCGGCAACTGGGGCGGCTCGTACCTGACCGTCCCCGCCAACGGCGCCAACGTCGAAGAGGCCCAGAAGCTCGCCGACTGGCTGACCGCTCCCGAGCAGCAGGTCAAGGCGTTCGAGAACGCCGGCACCTTCCCGAGCCAGAACGACGCGCTGACGTCCGACACGCTCCTCGGCTCGACCAACGAGTACTTCAACAACGCTCCGGTCGGCCAGATCCTCACGGACCGCGCCAACGCCGTCACCGTCGCCCCGTTCAAGGGCCAGTTCTACTTCCAGGTGAACGACGCCATGCAGCAGGCCCTCACGCGCGTCGAAGACGGCACGCAGGACAAGCAGGCTTCGTGGGACCAGTGGGTCTCCGAGGTCGAGGCGATCGGCTGA
- the pgm gene encoding phosphoglucomutase (alpha-D-glucose-1,6-bisphosphate-dependent) — MHERAGTQAIESDLIDVEALVRAYYEQTPDASVPEQRVAFGTSGHRGSSFTTSFNEHHILAITQAIVEYRTAQGITGPLFIGSDTHALSAPAQTTALDVLVGNRVRVLVDQFDDYVPTPALSHAILSWNNDPAKRAEGEADGIVITPSHNPPQDGGFKYNPPHGGPADSDATSWIANRANELIADGLREVKQAEPSAVETYDFRTAYVADLANIIDFDAIREAGVKIGADPLGGASVNYWAAIRDTYDLDLTVVNERVDPAWSFMTLDWDGKIRMDPSSPSAMASVLEHGDSFDILTGNDADADRHGIVTPDGGLMNPNHYLAVAIEYLFAHRPEWRADAAIGKTLVSSSMIDRVAAALGRRLWEVPVGFKWFVPGLVDGSVGFGGEESAGASFLRFDGTVWTTDKDGILLCLLASEIRAVTGKSPSVLYAELVERFGDPAYERKDAAATPAQKAALGKLTGDAISATELAGQPITAKLSHAPGNDAAIGGVKVETADAWFAARPSGTEDVYKIYAESFKGAEHLAQVQEEAKRVVDAALGG; from the coding sequence ATGCATGAACGCGCGGGAACCCAGGCCATCGAGTCCGACCTCATCGACGTCGAAGCGCTCGTCAGGGCGTACTACGAGCAGACACCGGATGCCTCGGTGCCCGAGCAGCGGGTCGCGTTCGGCACCTCGGGCCACCGGGGCTCCTCGTTCACGACGAGCTTCAACGAGCACCACATCCTCGCGATCACGCAGGCGATCGTGGAGTACCGCACGGCGCAGGGCATCACCGGGCCGCTGTTCATCGGCTCCGACACGCACGCGCTGAGCGCGCCCGCGCAGACCACGGCGCTCGACGTGCTCGTCGGCAACCGGGTGCGCGTGCTCGTCGACCAGTTCGACGACTACGTGCCGACGCCCGCGCTCTCGCACGCGATCCTCTCGTGGAACAACGACCCGGCCAAGCGCGCCGAGGGCGAGGCCGACGGCATCGTCATCACGCCGTCGCACAACCCGCCGCAGGACGGCGGCTTCAAGTACAACCCGCCGCACGGCGGACCCGCCGACTCCGACGCGACCTCGTGGATCGCGAACCGGGCGAACGAGCTCATCGCCGACGGACTGCGCGAGGTGAAGCAGGCCGAGCCGAGCGCGGTCGAGACCTACGACTTCCGCACGGCGTACGTCGCCGACCTCGCGAACATCATCGACTTCGACGCCATCCGCGAGGCCGGCGTCAAGATCGGCGCCGACCCGCTCGGCGGGGCCTCGGTCAACTACTGGGCCGCCATCCGCGACACGTACGACCTCGACCTCACGGTCGTCAACGAGCGCGTCGACCCCGCCTGGTCGTTCATGACCCTCGACTGGGACGGCAAGATCCGCATGGATCCGTCGTCGCCGAGCGCCATGGCGTCGGTGCTCGAGCACGGCGACAGCTTCGACATCCTCACGGGCAACGACGCCGACGCCGATCGCCACGGCATCGTCACGCCCGACGGCGGCCTGATGAACCCCAACCACTACCTCGCGGTCGCGATCGAGTACCTGTTCGCGCACCGGCCCGAATGGCGAGCGGATGCCGCGATCGGCAAGACCCTCGTGTCGAGCTCGATGATCGACCGCGTCGCCGCGGCGCTCGGGCGCCGGCTCTGGGAGGTGCCGGTGGGCTTCAAGTGGTTCGTGCCCGGACTCGTCGACGGCTCGGTCGGCTTCGGCGGCGAGGAGAGCGCCGGCGCCTCGTTCCTGCGCTTCGACGGCACCGTCTGGACCACCGATAAGGACGGCATCCTGCTGTGCCTGCTCGCCTCGGAGATCCGCGCGGTCACCGGCAAGTCGCCGTCGGTGCTCTACGCGGAACTCGTGGAACGCTTCGGCGACCCCGCATACGAGCGCAAGGATGCCGCGGCCACCCCCGCGCAGAAGGCCGCCCTCGGCAAGCTCACCGGAGACGCGATCTCGGCGACCGAACTCGCCGGGCAGCCGATCACCGCGAAGCTCTCGCACGCACCGGGCAACGACGCGGCCATCGGCGGCGTCAAGGTCGAGACGGCCGACGCGTGGTTCGCGGCGCGCCCCAGCGGCACCGAAGACGTGTACAAGATCTACGCCGAGTCGTTCAAGGGCGCCGAGCACCTCGCGCAGGTGCAGGAGGAGGCCAAGCGCGTCGTGGACGCCGCCCTCGGCGGGTAG
- a CDS encoding amidase domain-containing protein, which yields MLNPSDLPVLRRATFRAPALETEPEHAPSKRRRKARSKSAAAGVEAATTVELTAEPDSIDATGAIETTPIEQTVVTATVSIADAELPPAIETTATTETATDDATEPAEPAGTQTDDVAPAAPTEVTDTRRATSTPRHRAERVRNRRAAAGKPGGKGAGASVRRTAALGSAMAFIGLSAFGALIPADAETSDVAQTSTADLSADSIAAISEATKAATKDSVTPAVVAEPLPAITSGLSTEAAPFTGGTQVTVEGRALDEVASVTVGTTPATIVAADDAQITFQVPAVAQATTGAAVDVTMTDAAGEPVEVVTTEAPASSVAGLISSISTEDEQGAETVGEKPAEPLTLTYTSDPGIDAQLAYVGTYWSSYNSAQYPVFSGVDCANFASQSLVARGWAMDGGWFYDGSTGTMSSSWSSSTALRDYLLSQPARATALDDSQRAQVKVGDIAQFDWDSSGDRDHTAVVTRVEQTDAGTKVWVGGHTKDIDYWDVDEALASGGGSVTYFSIH from the coding sequence TTGCTGAATCCCTCCGATCTCCCCGTCCTTCGCCGCGCCACCTTCCGGGCACCCGCCCTCGAGACCGAGCCCGAGCACGCACCTTCGAAGCGCCGCCGCAAGGCGCGCTCGAAGAGCGCTGCCGCGGGCGTCGAGGCCGCGACGACGGTCGAGCTGACGGCAGAACCCGACTCGATCGACGCGACCGGCGCGATCGAGACGACCCCCATCGAGCAGACCGTGGTGACCGCGACCGTCTCGATCGCCGACGCCGAGCTGCCGCCGGCGATCGAGACGACCGCCACCACCGAGACCGCGACCGACGACGCGACCGAACCGGCCGAACCGGCCGGGACCCAGACCGACGACGTCGCCCCGGCCGCTCCGACCGAGGTCACCGACACCCGACGCGCGACGAGCACGCCTCGCCACCGTGCCGAGCGCGTGCGCAACCGTCGCGCCGCTGCAGGCAAGCCGGGCGGCAAGGGCGCCGGGGCATCGGTTCGACGCACGGCGGCACTCGGGTCGGCCATGGCGTTCATCGGCCTCAGCGCGTTCGGCGCCCTCATCCCGGCCGATGCCGAGACCTCCGACGTCGCCCAGACCTCGACCGCCGACCTGAGCGCCGACAGCATCGCGGCCATCTCCGAGGCGACGAAGGCGGCGACCAAGGACTCGGTCACCCCGGCCGTCGTCGCCGAGCCGCTCCCCGCGATCACGAGCGGCCTCTCCACCGAGGCCGCCCCGTTCACCGGCGGAACCCAGGTGACCGTCGAGGGCCGTGCACTCGACGAGGTGGCGTCCGTCACCGTCGGGACGACGCCCGCGACCATCGTCGCCGCCGACGACGCGCAGATCACGTTCCAGGTGCCGGCCGTCGCGCAGGCCACGACCGGTGCTGCCGTCGACGTGACCATGACCGATGCCGCAGGCGAGCCGGTCGAGGTCGTCACGACCGAGGCGCCGGCATCGTCGGTCGCCGGCCTGATCTCGTCGATCTCGACCGAAGACGAGCAGGGCGCCGAGACCGTCGGCGAGAAGCCGGCCGAGCCGCTCACCCTCACCTACACGAGCGACCCGGGCATCGACGCCCAGCTCGCCTACGTCGGGACCTACTGGAGCAGCTACAACTCGGCCCAGTACCCCGTGTTCAGCGGCGTCGACTGCGCGAACTTCGCGAGCCAGTCGCTCGTCGCCCGCGGCTGGGCGATGGACGGCGGCTGGTTCTACGACGGCTCCACCGGCACGATGTCCTCGAGCTGGTCGAGCTCGACCGCGCTCCGCGACTACCTGCTGAGCCAGCCTGCGCGGGCGACCGCGCTCGACGACTCGCAGCGCGCCCAGGTCAAGGTGGGCGACATCGCCCAGTTCGACTGGGACAGCTCGGGCGACCGCGACCACACGGCGGTCGTCACCCGCGTCGAGCAGACCGACGCCGGCACGAAGGTGTGGGTCGGCGGCCACACGAAGGACATCGACTACTGGGACGTCGACGAGGCCCTCGCCTCGGGCGGCGGATCGGTCACGTACTTCTCGATCCACTGA
- a CDS encoding M15 family metallopeptidase, protein MPADEPDQPSEAVQRRRLTVAGILSLVLVAIAAVVVGAVAGSAQGATSGSHASASTGDGTGATDADQGASATPRPAPSESSAPAAVDTFDKTARSIDDPASIWVVVNKLRPLNPQDFEPDDLVGVPVAHTWEPLMRQEASDAVVAMFQAATDEAGLYLASNSAFRSYSTQVELYGDGSDPTTAPPGASEHQTGLAIDIGAENGCTFECLETSPEGEWLRANAYRFGFLLRYPADKVDVTGYPHEAWHYRYIGVELATEMHDTGFTTLEEFFGLPAVPLST, encoded by the coding sequence GTGCCTGCAGACGAGCCCGACCAGCCCTCCGAGGCCGTGCAGCGGCGGCGCCTGACGGTCGCCGGCATCCTCAGCCTCGTGCTCGTCGCGATCGCGGCGGTCGTGGTGGGCGCCGTGGCCGGGTCGGCGCAGGGCGCGACATCCGGCTCCCATGCGAGTGCGAGCACCGGCGACGGCACCGGCGCGACCGACGCAGACCAGGGCGCGAGCGCGACGCCGCGGCCTGCTCCGTCCGAGTCCTCCGCGCCGGCCGCGGTCGACACCTTCGACAAGACGGCGAGGTCGATCGACGACCCCGCGAGCATCTGGGTCGTCGTCAACAAGCTGCGCCCCCTCAACCCGCAGGACTTCGAGCCCGACGACCTCGTCGGCGTCCCGGTCGCCCACACCTGGGAGCCGCTCATGCGGCAAGAGGCGTCAGACGCGGTCGTCGCCATGTTCCAGGCGGCGACCGACGAGGCCGGCTTGTACCTCGCGTCGAACAGCGCGTTCCGCAGCTACTCGACGCAGGTCGAGCTGTACGGCGACGGCAGCGATCCGACGACCGCGCCGCCCGGGGCGAGCGAGCACCAGACCGGTCTCGCGATCGACATCGGCGCCGAGAACGGCTGCACCTTCGAGTGCCTCGAGACGAGCCCAGAGGGCGAGTGGCTGCGCGCCAACGCCTATCGCTTCGGCTTCCTGCTGCGCTACCCGGCCGACAAGGTCGACGTCACGGGCTACCCGCACGAGGCCTGGCACTACCGCTACATCGGCGTCGAGCTCGCGACCGAGATGCACGACACCGGGTTCACGACCCTCGAGGAGTTCTTCGGGCTCCCGGCGGTGCCGCTGAGCACGTGA
- a CDS encoding MFS transporter produces MSERMPRPAATDSHRPSRGLALSVLIVNQLLAGIGVATGMALAAILVADLTGVVAMGGLAQSASVLGAAIVAIPLARLAVRSGRHVALAVGYGLAAVGAVLVVAAATSGWALLVFVGLAAFGAAAASGLQARFAATEVAAPGFEARSMSLVLWATTIGSVAGPLLSETGDRVGAAFGLPHLVGPFVFSAVAFATSTLLVATLLRMPRAGVLETDALPDAAGRPTDADAAEVDEAVADAPVGKPVGSFAALREASHSPRSLFAILAIVCSHTVMVGVMVMTPIHMTQHGMSLNLVGLVLSIHILGMYGASPLMGWLVDRVGSVRVVLLGAAILVVAVVIGILAPGDDVLLVPLALGLLGLGWSAGMIGGSTLLTTSVDARLRVPLQGATDAAMNVAAAASAALSGLVLGAFGFAGVNMVALLVLVPLAVVGLRMAMVRRAAAA; encoded by the coding sequence ATGAGCGAGCGGATGCCGCGGCCGGCCGCCACCGATTCGCATCGCCCGAGTCGCGGGCTCGCCCTGTCGGTGCTCATCGTCAACCAGCTGCTCGCGGGCATCGGCGTCGCGACGGGCATGGCGCTCGCGGCGATCCTCGTCGCGGACCTCACGGGCGTCGTGGCGATGGGCGGTCTCGCGCAGTCGGCCAGCGTGCTCGGCGCGGCGATCGTCGCGATCCCGCTCGCGCGCCTCGCGGTGCGTTCCGGCCGGCACGTCGCGCTGGCCGTCGGCTACGGGCTCGCCGCGGTCGGCGCGGTGCTCGTGGTCGCCGCGGCGACGAGCGGCTGGGCGCTGCTGGTGTTCGTCGGGCTCGCCGCGTTCGGCGCGGCGGCCGCGTCCGGATTGCAGGCGCGGTTCGCGGCGACCGAGGTCGCGGCGCCCGGGTTCGAGGCGCGCTCGATGTCGCTCGTGCTCTGGGCGACGACGATCGGCTCGGTCGCCGGCCCGCTGCTGTCCGAGACGGGCGACCGTGTCGGCGCGGCCTTCGGCCTTCCGCACCTGGTCGGGCCGTTCGTCTTCTCGGCGGTCGCGTTCGCGACGTCGACGCTGCTCGTGGCCACGCTGCTGCGCATGCCGAGGGCGGGCGTGCTCGAGACCGATGCGCTCCCGGATGCCGCGGGCCGGCCAACCGACGCCGATGCGGCCGAGGTCGACGAGGCGGTCGCCGACGCACCCGTCGGCAAGCCCGTCGGCTCGTTCGCCGCCCTGCGCGAGGCCTCGCACTCGCCGCGCTCGCTGTTCGCGATCCTGGCGATCGTCTGCTCGCACACGGTGATGGTGGGCGTCATGGTCATGACGCCGATCCACATGACCCAGCACGGCATGTCGCTGAACCTCGTCGGGCTGGTGCTCAGCATCCACATCCTCGGCATGTACGGCGCGAGCCCGCTCATGGGCTGGCTCGTCGACCGGGTCGGCTCCGTGCGCGTGGTGCTGCTCGGCGCGGCGATCCTCGTCGTGGCGGTGGTGATCGGCATCCTCGCCCCCGGCGACGACGTGCTGCTCGTGCCGCTCGCGCTCGGACTGCTCGGGCTCGGGTGGTCGGCCGGCATGATCGGCGGGTCCACGCTGCTCACGACATCGGTCGATGCGCGGTTGCGCGTTCCGTTGCAGGGCGCGACGGATGCCGCGATGAACGTGGCGGCCGCGGCATCCGCAGCACTTTCAGGGTTGGTGCTCGGCGCCTTCGGATTCGCGGGGGTGAACATGGTCGCCTTGCTCGTGCTGGTGCCGCTCGCGGTCGTCGGGCTGCGCATGGCGATGGTGCGCCGCGCCGCTGCTGCGTGA
- a CDS encoding carbohydrate ABC transporter permease, whose translation MTATEPATQATTSMNTVASVTVNAKDPKRRLRSRPVRGSRPGWFVYTALAIVLGSAIFPYYWSFLIGSGDAGTIRDPNMSWLPGGNFIENALTVVNDPAVNFWRALWNSIYSSALIALSVVFFSTLAGWAFAKLKFKGGKWLLVFVVATMAVPMQLGVVPLYILFADLGWTGNVGAIIIPALVTAFGVFWMTQYIQQSVPDELLEAARVDGANSFRTFLTVGLPAARPAAAMLGLFTFVTAWNNFFWPFIVLDRSDPTLPVALSLLQSNHFVDYSIVLAGVLLSTIPLLILFVFAGKQLVSGIMAGAVKG comes from the coding sequence ATGACCGCCACGGAACCCGCCACCCAGGCGACGACGAGCATGAACACCGTCGCCTCGGTGACCGTGAACGCCAAGGACCCCAAGCGGCGCCTGCGCTCGCGCCCCGTCCGCGGCTCGCGCCCCGGATGGTTCGTCTACACGGCCCTCGCCATCGTGCTCGGCTCGGCGATCTTCCCGTACTACTGGTCGTTCCTCATCGGCTCCGGCGACGCCGGCACCATCCGCGACCCGAACATGTCGTGGCTGCCCGGCGGCAACTTCATCGAGAACGCGCTGACGGTCGTCAACGACCCCGCCGTCAACTTCTGGCGGGCGCTCTGGAACTCGATCTACAGCTCGGCGCTCATCGCCCTGTCGGTCGTGTTCTTCTCCACCCTCGCCGGCTGGGCGTTCGCGAAGCTGAAGTTCAAGGGCGGCAAGTGGCTGCTCGTCTTCGTCGTCGCCACCATGGCCGTTCCGATGCAGCTCGGCGTCGTGCCGCTCTACATCCTGTTCGCCGACCTCGGCTGGACCGGCAACGTCGGCGCGATCATCATCCCCGCGCTCGTCACCGCGTTCGGCGTGTTCTGGATGACCCAGTACATCCAGCAGTCGGTGCCCGACGAGCTGCTCGAGGCGGCCCGCGTCGACGGTGCCAACTCGTTCCGCACGTTCCTCACGGTCGGCCTCCCGGCCGCACGCCCGGCGGCCGCCATGCTCGGCCTCTTCACCTTCGTGACGGCCTGGAACAACTTCTTCTGGCCGTTCATCGTGCTCGACCGCAGCGACCCGACCCTGCCCGTCGCGCTCTCGCTCCTGCAGTCGAACCACTTCGTCGACTACTCCATCGTGCTCGCCGGCGTCCTGCTGTCGACCATCCCCCTGCTCATCCTCTTCGTCTTCGCGGGCAAGCAGCTCGTCAGCGGCATCATGGCGGGAGCCGTGAAGGGATGA